In the Variovorax sp. S12S4 genome, one interval contains:
- a CDS encoding SDR family oxidoreductase, with translation MQKTALIVGAGDATGGAIARRFAREGYAACVTRRSLDKLQPLVEQIEADGGRAHAFGCDARKEEEVVALVEQIESTIGPIEVMVFNIGANVPESILTETARKYFKVWEMACFSGFLNGREVAKRMVARELPKGRHRGTIIFTGATASLRGAANFGAFSGAKMALRALAQSMARELGSQGIHVAHVVVDGAIDTEFIRTNFPERYALKESDGILNPEHIADSYWMLHSQPRDAWTHELDLRPWSEKF, from the coding sequence ATGCAAAAGACCGCACTCATCGTTGGAGCCGGCGACGCCACCGGCGGCGCCATTGCCCGCCGCTTCGCGCGCGAAGGCTATGCCGCCTGCGTGACGCGCCGCAGCCTCGACAAGCTGCAGCCGCTGGTTGAGCAGATCGAAGCCGATGGCGGCCGCGCCCATGCGTTCGGCTGCGATGCTCGCAAGGAAGAAGAAGTGGTCGCCTTGGTCGAACAGATCGAATCGACCATCGGCCCCATCGAGGTGATGGTGTTCAACATCGGTGCCAACGTGCCCGAGAGCATCCTGACAGAAACCGCGCGCAAGTATTTCAAGGTATGGGAGATGGCCTGCTTCTCGGGCTTTCTCAACGGGCGCGAGGTGGCAAAGCGCATGGTGGCGCGCGAACTCCCGAAAGGCAGGCATCGCGGCACGATCATCTTCACAGGCGCCACAGCGTCGCTACGTGGTGCCGCGAACTTCGGCGCCTTCTCGGGCGCGAAGATGGCTTTGCGCGCGCTGGCCCAGTCGATGGCCCGCGAGCTAGGTTCTCAGGGCATTCACGTAGCGCATGTGGTGGTCGACGGCGCCATCGACACCGAGTTCATCCGCACCAATTTTCCAGAGCGTTATGCGCTGAAGGAAAGCGATGGCATCCTGAACCCTGAGCACATTGCGGACAGTTATTGGATGCTGCATTCGCAGCCGCGCGACGCTTGGACGCATGAGCTTGATTTGCGGCCGTGGTCGGAGAAGTTCTGA